A genome region from Panicum virgatum strain AP13 chromosome 4K, P.virgatum_v5, whole genome shotgun sequence includes the following:
- the LOC120704286 gene encoding protein PECTIC ARABINOGALACTAN SYNTHESIS-RELATED-like gives MAELRYATAAAAATRASSSPSKRDADAASASSPLVASPRVGGVKDAPRPHQRWSLPPPVRSLLALEDPRSPAASTSYRILVAAIACFTLAALFSAPSVWSRLNAPYLCRKEGIRLHCPRVSERDSLWENPHAAATSWKPCAERRSDEISDLVPENETSGFIFIHAEGGLNQQRIAICNAVAIAKIMNATLILPVLKQDQIWKDQTKFEDIFDVDHFINYLKDDVRIVRDIPDWFTEKDELFTSIKRTVKNIPKYASAQFYIDNVLPRIREKKIMSIKPFVDRLGYDNVPMEINRLRCRVNYHALKFLPHIEEMADKLATRMRNRTGNLNPYMALHLRFEKGMVGLSFCDFAGTREEKAMMATYRQQQWPRRYKNGSHLWPLALEKRKEGRCPLEPGEIGIILRAMGYTKETQIYVASGQVYGGNTRMAPLRNMFPNLVSKEDLASKEEMESFKKHVTSLAALDFLVCLKSDVFVMTHGGNFAKLIIGYRRYMGRHRLKSIKPDKGLMSKFFGDPYMPWATFVEDVMITHQTRTGLPEPTFPHYDLWENPLTPCMCRA, from the exons atggccgagcTGCGGTAcgccacggccgcggcggcggcgacccgcgCCTCCAGCTCGCCGTCCAagcgcgacgccgacgccgcgtcCGCGTCCTCGCCCTTGGTCGCCTCCCCACGCGTCGGCGGCGTCAAGGACGCCCCCCGCCCCCACCAGAGGTGGTCCCTCCCGCCCCCCGTCCGCTCCCTCCTCGCGCTCGAGGACCCCAGGtcgcccgccgcctccacctcctacCGGATCCTGGTCGCCGCAATCGCCTGTTTCACCCTCGCCGCGCTCTTCTCCGCCCCGTCTGTCTGGTCACGCCTC AACGCGCCGTACCTGTGCCGCAAGGAGGGGATTCGGCTCCACTGCCCTCGG GTGAGTGAGCGGGACTCTCTGTGGGAGAATCCTCATGCAGCAGCCACTTCCTGGAAGCCATGTGCTGAGCGCCGTAGTGATGAGATCTCAG ATCTCGTGCCAGAGAATGAAACCTCTGGGTTTATATTTATTCATGCTGAGGGTGGATTAAACCAGCAACGAATAGCT ATATGTAATGCTGTTGCAATTGCTAAGATAATGAACGCCACACTTATTCTGCCAGTGCTGAAGCAGGATCAAATATGGAAAGATCAAAC GAAATTCGAAGACATTTTTGATGTAGATCATTTTATAAACTATTTGAAGGATGATGTACGCATTGTGCGAGATATTCCTGACTGGTTCACAGAAAAGGATGAGCTGTTCACCAGTATAAA GCGCACTGTGAAAAATATCCCGAAGTACGCTTCAGCACAATTTTACATTGACAATGTGCTTCCAAGGATCAGAGAAAAAAAGATAATGTCCATCAAGCCGTTCGTTGATAGGTTAGG GTATGATAATGTTCCAATGGAGATTAACCGGCTCAGGTGCCGAGTTAATTATCATGCTTTGAAGTTTCTACCTCACATTGAAGAAATGGCTGACAAGTTAGCAACAAGGATGAGGAACCGAACAGGCAATTTAAATCCGTACAT GGCTCTTCATCTGCGATTTGAGAAAGGAATGGTGGGGCTTTCTTTTTGTGATTTTGCTGGAACTAGAGAGGAGAAAGCTATGATGGCTACTTATAGACAGCAGCAATGGCCAAGACGGTACAAG AATGGATCTCACCTATGGCCATTAGCGCTAGAGAAGAGAAAAGAAGGCCGCTGCCCACTCGAACCTGGGGAAATAGGAATTATTTTGCGTGCAATGGGGTATACAAAGGAAACTCAGATATATGTTGCATCAGGGCAGGTATATGGTGGAAACACTCGAATGGCACCCCTGAGGAATATGTTCCCCAATCTG GTTAGCAAAGAAGATCTTGCAAGCAAGGAGGAGATGGAGTCTTTCAAGAAGCATGTAACCAGTCTTGCTGCACTGGACTTCCTGGTATGCCTGAAGTCAGACGTATTTGTCATGACCCATGGTGGCAATTTTGCTAAGCTGATCATCGGCTACCGCCGCTACATGGGGCGCCACCGCCTCAAGTCTATCAAGCCAGACAAGGGACTTATGTCCAAGTTCTTTGGCGACCCTTACATGCCATGGGCCACTTTCGTGGAGGATGTGATGATCACCCATCAGACACGGACCGGTCTCCCTGAGCCCACCTTCCCACACTATGACCTCTGGGAGAATCCCCTCACCCCTTGCATGTGTAGAGCTTAA
- the LOC120704287 gene encoding serine/arginine-rich splicing factor SR34B-like isoform X3 — protein sequence MAASYFNHSSYPPAPPPPPGTSSYGAYRSAYPPAPAPSTAYGAYYDRAEQALPSRDELRTLFIAGLPADAKPREVYNLFRDFPGYVSSHLRTGKSSQAYAFAVFADQPSALAALTATNGMVFDLEKNCSLHVDLAKSNSRSKRLRSDDASPYSPEKRTKRPMGFPDSVTQALSLVLLSGSCAGFVKLKMQNKLGAPVAFVDFKDANSSTEALNRLQGVVLYSSPGEGIRLEYAKSRMGLRKRDKHP from the exons ATGGCCGCCTCGTACTTCAACCACTCCTCctacccgccggcgccgcctccgccgccggggaccTCCTCGTACGGCGCGTACCGCAGCGCctacccgccggcgccggcgccctccaCCGCTTACGGCGCCTACTACGACCGCGCGGAGCAGGCCCTCCCGTCGCGGGACGAGCTCCGCACCCTCTTCATCGCTGGCCTCCCCGCCGACGCCAAGCCGCGCGAGGTCTACAACCTCTTCCGCGACTTCCCTGGATACGTCTCTTCCCATCTCCGCACCGGCAAATCCTCCCAG GCATATGCATTTGCTGTATTTGCTGATCAACCATCTGCCTTAGCTGCCTTGACTGCGACAAAT GGAATGGTGTTTGACCTTGAGAAGAATTGTTCTCTACATGTGGATCTCGCAAAATCCAATTCTAGATCAAAGCGCTTGAGATCAG ATGATGCTTCACCTTATTCTCCTGAGAAAAGAACTAAAAGGCCAATGGGATTTCCTGATTCAG TTACACAAGCTTTGAGTCTAGTACTTCTGTCAGGAAG TTGTGCGGGATTTGTGAAGCTGAAGATGCAAAACAAGCTTGGAGCTCCAGTTGCATTTGTTGATTTCAAG GATGCGAACAGCTCAACTGAAGCCCTAAATCGTCTCCAAGGAGTTGTCCTGTATTCATCACCTGGCGAGGGAATACGCTTAGA
- the LOC120704287 gene encoding U2 small nuclear ribonucleoprotein B''-like isoform X1: MAASYFNHSSYPPAPPPPPGTSSYGAYRSAYPPAPAPSTAYGAYYDRAEQALPSRDELRTLFIAGLPADAKPREVYNLFRDFPGYVSSHLRTGKSSQAYAFAVFADQPSALAALTATNGMVFDLEKNCSLHVDLAKSNSRSKRLRSDDASPYSPEKRTKRPMGFPDSGAGSNIYISGMGNSSHSLSGYSSAQSYTSFESSTSVRKDPSTFVPQNNPPCPTLFVANLGPTCAEQELIDVFSSCAGFVKLKMQNKLGAPVAFVDFKDANSSTEALNRLQGVVLYSSPGEGIRLEYAKSRMGLRKRDKHP; this comes from the exons ATGGCCGCCTCGTACTTCAACCACTCCTCctacccgccggcgccgcctccgccgccggggaccTCCTCGTACGGCGCGTACCGCAGCGCctacccgccggcgccggcgccctccaCCGCTTACGGCGCCTACTACGACCGCGCGGAGCAGGCCCTCCCGTCGCGGGACGAGCTCCGCACCCTCTTCATCGCTGGCCTCCCCGCCGACGCCAAGCCGCGCGAGGTCTACAACCTCTTCCGCGACTTCCCTGGATACGTCTCTTCCCATCTCCGCACCGGCAAATCCTCCCAG GCATATGCATTTGCTGTATTTGCTGATCAACCATCTGCCTTAGCTGCCTTGACTGCGACAAAT GGAATGGTGTTTGACCTTGAGAAGAATTGTTCTCTACATGTGGATCTCGCAAAATCCAATTCTAGATCAAAGCGCTTGAGATCAG ATGATGCTTCACCTTATTCTCCTGAGAAAAGAACTAAAAGGCCAATGGGATTTCCTGATTCAG GTGCTGGAAGCAATATTTACATATCTGGAATGGGTAATTCTTCACACAGCTTGAGTGGTTATTCTTCTGCACAAAG TTACACAAGCTTTGAGTCTAGTACTTCTGTCAGGAAG GATCCATCCACATTTGTGCCTCAAAATAATCCTCCATGTCCTACTCTTTTTGTTGCGAACCTTGGTCCAACTTGTGCAGAgcaagagctcatagatgttTTCTCGAG TTGTGCGGGATTTGTGAAGCTGAAGATGCAAAACAAGCTTGGAGCTCCAGTTGCATTTGTTGATTTCAAG GATGCGAACAGCTCAACTGAAGCCCTAAATCGTCTCCAAGGAGTTGTCCTGTATTCATCACCTGGCGAGGGAATACGCTTAGA
- the LOC120704287 gene encoding uncharacterized protein LOC120704287 isoform X2 produces the protein MAASYFNHSSYPPAPPPPPGTSSYGAYRSAYPPAPAPSTAYGAYYDRAEQALPSRDELRTLFIAGLPADAKPREVYNLFRDFPGYVSSHLRTGKSSQAYAFAVFADQPSALAALTATNGMVFDLEKNCSLHVDLAKSNSRSKRLRSDDASPYSPEKRTKRPMGFPDSGAGSNIYISGMGNSSHSLSGYSSAQSYTSFESSTSVRKLICVISCAGFVKLKMQNKLGAPVAFVDFKDANSSTEALNRLQGVVLYSSPGEGIRLEYAKSRMGLRKRDKHP, from the exons ATGGCCGCCTCGTACTTCAACCACTCCTCctacccgccggcgccgcctccgccgccggggaccTCCTCGTACGGCGCGTACCGCAGCGCctacccgccggcgccggcgccctccaCCGCTTACGGCGCCTACTACGACCGCGCGGAGCAGGCCCTCCCGTCGCGGGACGAGCTCCGCACCCTCTTCATCGCTGGCCTCCCCGCCGACGCCAAGCCGCGCGAGGTCTACAACCTCTTCCGCGACTTCCCTGGATACGTCTCTTCCCATCTCCGCACCGGCAAATCCTCCCAG GCATATGCATTTGCTGTATTTGCTGATCAACCATCTGCCTTAGCTGCCTTGACTGCGACAAAT GGAATGGTGTTTGACCTTGAGAAGAATTGTTCTCTACATGTGGATCTCGCAAAATCCAATTCTAGATCAAAGCGCTTGAGATCAG ATGATGCTTCACCTTATTCTCCTGAGAAAAGAACTAAAAGGCCAATGGGATTTCCTGATTCAG GTGCTGGAAGCAATATTTACATATCTGGAATGGGTAATTCTTCACACAGCTTGAGTGGTTATTCTTCTGCACAAAG TTACACAAGCTTTGAGTCTAGTACTTCTGTCAGGAAG CTTATCTGCGTCATTAGTTGTGCGGGATTTGTGAAGCTGAAGATGCAAAACAAGCTTGGAGCTCCAGTTGCATTTGTTGATTTCAAG GATGCGAACAGCTCAACTGAAGCCCTAAATCGTCTCCAAGGAGTTGTCCTGTATTCATCACCTGGCGAGGGAATACGCTTAGA